In Bubalus kerabau isolate K-KA32 ecotype Philippines breed swamp buffalo chromosome 4, PCC_UOA_SB_1v2, whole genome shotgun sequence, one DNA window encodes the following:
- the LOC129650775 gene encoding CMRF-35-like molecule 4 — translation MGGRTTCLLPALFLLVIPGSSAISGPRAVRGVEQGSLTVRCRYDPGYERHVKWWCRGAAWNNCPFVVKTTGSEKEVKKDRVSIRDNQKDRSFTITMEELRLDDTDTYWCGIERTGTDLGNPVEVTIDPGKSMCVCGRVSLGPALSRDPTVPQRECPRGGGVLRAHGAPADHLGWEGPGFPSTLSWLQGRLRAGIRLSQHPVSLRTVSARVCSQGDEGGGTSVSLPGRYEQSRLLAPPWALLQTPQGKEAMLPKPPSPRLRATFRAAGRPLLGSVHFLLLVFLKVPLLLGMLGAVLWVNRPLRSSGGKPQKNQ, via the exons ATGGGAGGCAGGACCACATGTCTGCTTCCGGCTCTGTTTCTTCTTGTCATCCCAG GCTCATCTGCCATCTCGGGTCCCAGAGCAGTGAGAGGTGTGGAGCAGGGCTCACTGACTGTGCGGTGTCGATACGACCCTGGGTATGAGCGCCACGTGAAGTGGTGGTGCCGGGGGGCTGCCTGGAACAACTGTCCCTTCGTTGTTAAAACCACTGGATCAGAGAAGGAGGTGAAGAAGGACCGCGTGTCCATCAGGGACAACCAGAAAGACCGCTCCTTCACCATCACCATGGAGGAGCTCAGGCTAGATGATACAGACACTTACTGGTGTGGGATTGAGAGAACTGGAACTGACCTGGGGAACCCAGTAGAAGTGACCATTGACCCAGgtaagagtatgtgtgtgtgtggacgtgTCTCTTTAGGGCCTGCTCTGTCCAGGGACCCAACTGTCCCTCAGAGGGAAtgtcccaggggtgggggagtccTGAGGGCTCACGGAGCCCCCGCTGACCACCTGGGCTGGGAGGGGCCGGGCTTCCCCTCGACGCTCTCCTGGCTCCAGGGCCGCCTCCGGGCCGGGATCAGGCTTTCCCAGCACCCCGTTTCCCTGCGCACAGTCAGTGCCCGAGTCTGCTCCCAAGGAGATGAAGGTGGTGGGACCAGTGTCAGCCT GCCAGGGAGATATGAGCAGTCCAGGCTGTTGGCCCCTCCTTGGGCCCTGCTCCAGACTCCTCAGGGCAAGGAGGCCATGCTCCCCAAACCCCCATCCCCCAGACTCAGAGCCACCTTTAGGGCGGCGGGCAG GCCCCTGCTGGGCAGCGTCCACTTCCTGCTCCTGGTCTTCCTGAAGGTGCCCCTGCTCCTGGGCATGCTCGGTGCTGTCCTCTGGGTCAACAGGCCTCTGAGGAGCTCTGGGGGGAAGCCCCAGAAAAACCAGTAG